ATATACGAGCTTCTTAAATTGCAAGACATCATGGGCGAATAAGGTGACTCCCCATTCCCAATCGTCAAAGCCGACTGAACCGGAAATGATTTGTCGTACTTTGCCGGCATAACTTCTTCCAATCATACCGTGGCTTCTCATCAACGATTGACGCTCTTCCATGGATAGCATATACCAATTATCGTTTCCATTACGACGCTTGTCCATCGGATAGAAACAAACATATTCCCACTTCGGCAAGATGGGTTTTAAGCGGGCTTGAATTTCAGGATCCTGTTCAGGATCTTTATCTGATGGTAAGTAGTTACTTAATTCAACAACGGATACGTATGAATAAGTAGGAATCGTAAATTCTGCAAGTCGTGTTTTATTAAACGCTGTTTCAATCTCAATAAGTTCATCCATTGTTGGGCGAAGGACCATAATCATGAGATCTGCTTTTTGCCCAAGAATGGAGTATAATGTGTGACTCCCTTCAAAAGACGCCTGTGCGTCATCCCACTTTTTTAAAAGAGTTAAAAACTCCGCCATAATCGATTCTCGTTCTTCTGACGATACTTTTTTCCAGTCTGTCCAGTTAATTTTACGGAAATCGTGTAGCACATACCATCCATCTAATGTTTTAGCCGGCTCTGCC
The DNA window shown above is from Salipaludibacillus agaradhaerens and carries:
- the hemQ gene encoding hydrogen peroxide-dependent heme synthase, coding for MAEPAKTLDGWYVLHDFRKINWTDWKKVSSEERESIMAEFLTLLKKWDDAQASFEGSHTLYSILGQKADLMIMVLRPTMDELIEIETAFNKTRLAEFTIPTYSYVSVVELSNYLPSDKDPEQDPEIQARLKPILPKWEYVCFYPMDKRRNGNDNWYMLSMEERQSLMRSHGMIGRSYAGKVRQIISGSVGFDDWEWGVTLFAHDVLQFKKLVYEMRFDEVSARYGEFGSFYVGTLLEEDAIKQYLYV